Proteins from a single region of Candidatus Omnitrophota bacterium:
- a CDS encoding Fur family transcriptional regulator encodes MRGQSEGCWRGRFQGGGFRFTRPREFILDVLAKAKGHLSAEDIFLLVHKTYPNIGLTTVYRNLELLVEMGAVTRLHFGNGKASYELLRGGKNEHHHHLVCRKCSKIIDYADFMDEEKEFLQKVEKGLSQKYKFEIQDHTIHFHGLCEKCQIG; translated from the coding sequence ATGCGGGGCCAAAGTGAAGGATGCTGGCGAGGACGATTTCAAGGCGGAGGGTTTCGCTTTACAAGGCCAAGGGAATTTATTCTAGATGTTCTTGCTAAGGCAAAGGGACATTTGAGCGCAGAAGATATTTTTTTGTTGGTTCATAAGACATATCCAAACATAGGGCTAACAACCGTATATCGCAATTTAGAGCTTTTAGTTGAAATGGGAGCGGTGACCAGGCTTCATTTTGGAAATGGTAAGGCGAGTTATGAGCTTTTAAGGGGAGGAAAAAACGAACACCACCATCATTTGGTCTGTCGAAAATGCTCTAAGATTATTGATTATGCAGATTTTATGGACGAAGAAAAAGAATTTTTACAAAAGGTTGAAAAAGGATTAAGTCAAAAATATAAATTTGAAATTCAAGACCATACCATTCACTTTCATGGTCTTTGTGAGAAATGCCAGATAGGATGA
- a CDS encoding DUF5320 domain-containing protein has product MPARDGSGPQGMGQMTGWGMGNCVVENPNNVQMRQPQGVMGRGTGSGRGLGRGLGRGLGRGLGRGLGLGRGFAWRAQQPQGNVSVSGVEDLKQQAKILEQELAFVKKQIQDSNQ; this is encoded by the coding sequence ATGCCAGCAAGAGACGGAAGTGGCCCACAAGGAATGGGGCAAATGACAGGATGGGGAATGGGAAATTGTGTTGTCGAAAATCCAAATAATGTGCAAATGAGGCAGCCTCAGGGCGTGATGGGTAGGGGCACTGGGTCTGGCCGAGGCCTTGGAAGAGGCCTTGGAAGAGGCCTTGGAAGAGGCCTTGGAAGAGGGCTTGGTTTAGGTCGAGGTTTTGCTTGGAGAGCTCAGCAACCTCAAGGCAATGTGTCTGTTTCAGGTGTTGAGGATTTAAAGCAGCAGGCTAAAATATTAGAGCAAGAGCTTGCTTTTGTAAAAAAGCAAATTCAGGATTCGAATCAATAG
- a CDS encoding NifB/NifX family molybdenum-iron cluster-binding protein, translated as MRVAISTEGDRVSPHFGRCPSFTLVEIKDNELVSQESIENPGHHPGFLPEFLGNKGVNCIIAGGMGQRARELFLAKNIKPILGVDLSIEKTIEGFLQNSLESDDSPCIPRSGKGYGLDKTECDHADE; from the coding sequence TTGAGAGTTGCAATATCAACAGAAGGAGATCGTGTTTCTCCTCATTTTGGACGTTGTCCTAGCTTTACTTTAGTTGAAATTAAAGACAATGAGTTGGTTAGTCAGGAGTCTATTGAAAATCCAGGTCATCATCCAGGTTTTTTGCCTGAATTTCTTGGAAACAAAGGTGTTAATTGTATTATTGCTGGAGGCATGGGGCAAAGGGCTCGTGAGCTTTTTTTAGCAAAGAATATAAAGCCAATTTTAGGCGTTGATCTTTCTATTGAAAAAACAATTGAAGGATTCTTGCAAAATAGCCTTGAAAGCGATGATAGTCCTTGTATTCCTCGCTCTGGGAAGGGTTATGGTCTCGATAAAACAGAATGTGATCACGCGGATGAATAA
- a CDS encoding NifB/NifX family molybdenum-iron cluster-binding protein, whose amino-acid sequence MKVCVTSQGVSLESAVDPRFGRAQYFLIVDTDSLEFEVLENANAAGTGGVGVLSGRLMADKGVECVLTGNIGPNASETLNAAGIKFCLGATGSVKEAVEKYKEGNFSITQDPNVESKSGA is encoded by the coding sequence ATGAAAGTTTGCGTAACATCACAAGGGGTAAGCTTAGAATCAGCTGTTGATCCAAGATTTGGGCGTGCACAATATTTTCTTATTGTGGATACTGATTCATTAGAATTTGAAGTGCTTGAGAATGCTAATGCTGCTGGCACTGGAGGGGTTGGCGTTTTATCTGGAAGACTGATGGCAGATAAAGGTGTTGAATGTGTTTTGACAGGAAATATTGGTCCTAATGCGAGCGAGACTTTGAATGCTGCTGGGATCAAGTTTTGTCTAGGTGCCACAGGCTCTGTTAAAGAGGCTGTTGAGAAATACAAAGAAGGTAATTTTTCTATTACGCAAGATCCTAATGTTGAATCAAAATCTGGAGCTTAA